A genome region from Sporichthyaceae bacterium includes the following:
- a CDS encoding iron-sulfur cluster assembly accessory protein — MTVSGETATGVILTDAAVIKVRHLLDQEGRDDLQLRIAVQPGGCSGLRYQLFFDERALDGDAVFDFDGVKMVVDRMSVPYLGGASIDFVDTIEKQGFTIDNPNAGGSCACGDSFH; from the coding sequence ATGACGGTTTCCGGCGAGACGGCCACCGGTGTAATTCTCACCGACGCGGCAGTGATCAAGGTGCGTCACCTCCTCGATCAGGAGGGCCGGGACGACCTGCAACTGCGCATCGCCGTGCAGCCCGGCGGGTGCTCGGGCCTGCGCTACCAGCTGTTCTTCGACGAGCGCGCCCTCGACGGTGACGCGGTCTTCGACTTCGACGGCGTGAAGATGGTCGTCGACCGGATGAGCGTGCCCTACCTGGGCGGGGCCAGCATCGACTTCGTGGACACCATCGAGAAGCAGGGCTTCACGATCGACAACCCCAACGCGGGCGGGTCATGCGCCTGCGGGGATTCTTTTCACTAA